Proteins encoded together in one Argopecten irradians isolate NY unplaced genomic scaffold, Ai_NY scaffold_0093, whole genome shotgun sequence window:
- the LOC138311716 gene encoding uncharacterized protein — MQSEAISRQKKRLTTVRDGQSEILHHDEELDELTENSEDDKDEDFEEEGVFSGTITALFDVDPYLACPKPSCHNKKLNTILQGNYVMCCPSCNDKFGASHTNWYARATVLLDLGTSTKKLSIFKPEIQKIFVAKKKLPDVGLDRDDIYEKFFALLPIEVRCNIQSNAMRNVVCKRTN, encoded by the exons ATGCAGAGTGAGGCTATATCAAGGCAAAAAAAAAGACTGACCACTGTCAGAGATGGACAGAGTGAA atacTCCATCATGATGAAGAATTAGATGAACTGACAGAAAATAGTGAAGATGACAAGGATGAAGATTTTGAAGAGGAAGGAGTATTCAGTGGCACAATTACAGCATTATTTGATGTGGATCCATATCTGGCATGCCCCAAGCCTTCGTGCCACAACAAGAAGTTAAACACAATATTGCAAGGAAACTACGTCATGTGCTGTCCCTCTTGCAATGACAAATTTGGGGCAAGTCACACCAACTGGTATGCGCGTGCCACAGTTCTTCTGGATTTGGGAACTTCTACAAAGAAACTTTCCATTTTTAAGCCAGAAATACAAAAGATATTTGTGGCTAAAAAAAAACTACCAGATGTTGGTCTGGACAGAGATGACATCTATGAAAAGTTCTTCGCTCTTCTTCCTATTGAAGTCAGATGCAACATCCAAAGCAATGCCATGAGAAATGTTGTCTGCAAACGAACCAATTGA